Proteins from one Pseudomonas bijieensis genomic window:
- the tpx gene encoding thiol peroxidase: MATVTLKGNPVQVNGQLPQAGSKAPAFSLVAGNLSDVSLASFAGKRKVLNIFPSVDTPTCATSVRKFNAQANELNNTVVLCISADLPFAQARFCGAEGLENVQNLSTLRGAEFIRNYGVEIADGPLKGLTARAVVVLDENDTVLHSELVKEIAEEPNYDAALAVLK, encoded by the coding sequence ATGGCTACAGTCACCCTCAAAGGCAACCCAGTCCAAGTCAACGGCCAATTGCCACAAGCCGGTTCCAAGGCACCAGCCTTTTCCCTGGTGGCCGGCAATCTGTCCGACGTTTCCCTGGCGAGCTTTGCCGGCAAGCGCAAAGTGCTGAACATTTTCCCTAGCGTCGACACCCCGACCTGCGCCACCTCCGTGCGCAAGTTCAACGCCCAGGCCAATGAGCTGAACAACACCGTGGTGCTGTGCATCTCTGCCGACCTGCCGTTCGCCCAGGCACGTTTCTGCGGCGCCGAAGGCCTGGAAAACGTCCAGAACCTGTCGACGCTGCGCGGTGCCGAATTCATCCGCAACTACGGCGTGGAAATTGCCGATGGCCCGCTCAAAGGCCTGACCGCCCGTGCCGTGGTGGTGCTGGACGAAAATGACACCGTGCTGCACAGCGAACTGGTCAAGGAAATCGCTGAAGAGCCGAACTATGACGCGGCCCTGGCTGTTCTGAAATAA
- a CDS encoding MdtA/MuxA family multidrug efflux RND transporter periplasmic adaptor subunit has product MVDHSMQSSVSRNSRRWLFGLFIVLVVAALAWKFWPGGPAQKPGAGEKAAAGHVGRSGGMRPGFGGATGPIPVRVAPVVSGDFPLYFKALGTVTALNTINVRSRVGGELVKIAFEEGQMVKAGDLLAEIDPRPYQNALLQAEGTLLQNQAQLKNAQVDLERYRGLYAEDSIAKQTLDTAAALVGQYQGTVKTNQAAVNDAKLNLEFTRIRAPITGRVGLRQLDIGNLVAANDTTALAVITQTQPISVVFTLPENNLDTVLARYRSGAKLPVEAWDRGDVKLQASGVLQSLDNQIDVTTGTLKFKARYENRDQSLFPNQFVNVRLLADTLKGVTLAPTAAIQFGTNGTFVYALEGDKKVTIKKLKIGASDGANTVVTEGLAAGDRVVLEGTDRLKEGSEVEVVSDSQEVPTTPTEHLQGKSAAAPTEPATADKAKKGGA; this is encoded by the coding sequence ATGGTTGATCACTCCATGCAATCCTCTGTATCCCGCAATTCCCGTCGCTGGCTGTTCGGCCTGTTCATCGTATTGGTCGTCGCGGCGCTGGCCTGGAAGTTCTGGCCCGGTGGCCCGGCCCAGAAACCAGGAGCAGGGGAGAAGGCCGCGGCGGGGCACGTGGGGCGCTCCGGTGGCATGCGGCCAGGGTTCGGTGGCGCGACGGGGCCGATCCCGGTTCGGGTGGCGCCGGTGGTGAGCGGGGATTTCCCGCTGTACTTCAAGGCGCTGGGCACGGTCACGGCCCTCAATACCATCAACGTGCGCAGCCGCGTGGGTGGCGAACTGGTCAAGATCGCCTTTGAAGAGGGACAAATGGTCAAGGCCGGGGACTTGCTGGCCGAGATCGACCCACGTCCGTACCAGAACGCCTTGCTCCAGGCCGAAGGCACGCTGTTGCAGAACCAGGCCCAGTTGAAAAATGCCCAGGTAGACCTTGAGCGGTATCGCGGCCTGTACGCCGAAGACAGTATTGCCAAGCAGACCCTCGACACCGCCGCGGCGCTGGTAGGCCAGTACCAGGGCACGGTCAAGACCAACCAGGCGGCGGTCAACGACGCCAAGCTAAACCTGGAATTCACCAGGATCCGCGCGCCGATCACCGGTCGCGTAGGCTTGCGGCAACTGGACATCGGCAACCTGGTGGCGGCCAACGACACCACGGCCCTGGCGGTCATCACCCAGACCCAACCCATCAGCGTCGTGTTCACCTTGCCGGAGAACAATCTCGACACGGTGCTCGCCCGTTACCGCAGCGGGGCGAAACTGCCCGTCGAAGCCTGGGACCGCGGCGACGTGAAGCTCCAGGCCAGCGGCGTGCTGCAAAGCCTGGACAACCAGATCGATGTCACCACCGGTACCTTGAAGTTCAAGGCTCGCTACGAGAACCGCGACCAGTCGCTGTTCCCCAACCAATTCGTCAATGTGCGCCTGCTGGCCGATACCCTCAAAGGCGTGACCCTGGCGCCGACGGCGGCCATCCAGTTCGGTACCAATGGCACCTTCGTCTATGCCTTGGAGGGCGACAAGAAGGTCACCATCAAGAAATTGAAGATTGGCGCCAGCGACGGTGCGAACACCGTGGTCACCGAAGGCCTGGCCGCCGGCGACCGGGTGGTGCTCGAAGGCACCGATCGCTTGAAGGAAGGCAGTGAAGTGGAAGTGGTCAGTGACAGCCAGGAAGTGCCCACCACGCCGACCGAGCACCTGCAGGGCAAGTCCGCAGCGGCACCCACTGAGCCGGCCACGGCCGACAAGGCGAAAAAGGGCGGCGCATGA
- a CDS encoding MdtB/MuxB family multidrug efflux RND transporter permease subunit — MNLSRLFILRPVATTLSMLAIILAGLIAYRLLPVSALPQVDYPTIRVMTLYPGASPDVMTSAVTAPLERQFGQMPGLTQMASTSSGGASVITLRFNLDINMDVAEQQVQAAINAATNLLPKDLPAPPVYNKVNPADTPVLTLAITSKTMLLPKLNDLVDTRMAQKIAQISGVGMVTIAGGQRQAVRIKVNPEALAANGLNLADVRTLIGASNVNQPKGNFDGPTRVSMLDANDQLTSPKDYAELILAYANGAPLRLKDVAQIVDGAENERLAAWANENQAVLLNIQRQPGANVIEVVDRIKALLPSITDNLPAGLDVTVLTDRTQTIRASVTDVQHELLIAIALVVMVTFLFLRRVSATIIPSVAVPLSLIGTFGVMYLAGFSINNLTLMALTIATGFVVDDAIVMLENIARFIEEGDSPLQAALKGAKQIGFTLISLTLSLIAVLIPLLFMADVVGRLFREFAITLAVAILISLVVSLTLTPMMCARLLKREPKAEEQGRFYRASGAWIDWLIAAYGRKLQWVLRHQPLTLLVAVASLVLTVVLYLAVPKGFFPVQDTGVIQGISEAPQSISFAAMSERQQQLAKVILADPAVESLSSYIGVDGDNATLNSGRLLINLKPHSERDDSASEIIARLQPQLDRLVGIRLFMQPVQDLTIEDRVSRTQYQFSLSSPDAELLSLWSGRLVEALARQPELTDVASDLQDKGLQVYLVIDRDAASRLGVSVSNITDALYDAFGQRQISTIYTQASQYRVVLQAQAGERIGPQALDQIHVKTTDGGQVRLSSLARVEERQAQLAIAHIGQFPAVMMSFNLAPGVALGHAVDLIEKVQHDIGMPLGVQTEFQGAAQAFQASLSSTLLLILAAVVTMYIVLGVLYESYIHPITILSTLPSAAIGALLALILSGNDLGMIAIIGIILLIGIVKKNAIMMIDFALDAERNQGMDPQTAIYQAALLRFRPILMTTLAALFGAIPLMFATGSGAELRQPLGLVMVGGLLVSQVLTLFTTPVIYLYFDRLGRRFARPDGKEVRV; from the coding sequence ATGAATCTCTCGCGGCTGTTCATCCTTCGCCCGGTCGCCACCACCCTGAGCATGCTGGCGATCATCCTGGCCGGCCTGATCGCCTATCGGCTGCTACCGGTGTCGGCATTGCCCCAGGTCGATTATCCGACCATCCGTGTGATGACCTTGTACCCGGGCGCCAGTCCCGATGTGATGACCAGCGCGGTCACCGCGCCCCTGGAACGGCAGTTCGGGCAGATGCCGGGCCTGACGCAAATGGCCTCCACCAGTTCCGGTGGCGCGTCGGTGATTACCCTGCGCTTCAACCTCGACATCAACATGGACGTCGCCGAGCAGCAGGTGCAGGCTGCGATCAACGCCGCCACCAACCTGCTGCCCAAGGACCTGCCGGCACCGCCGGTGTACAACAAGGTCAACCCGGCCGATACCCCGGTGCTGACCCTGGCGATCACCTCCAAGACCATGCTGCTGCCCAAGCTCAATGACTTGGTGGACACCCGCATGGCGCAGAAAATCGCCCAGATCAGTGGGGTCGGCATGGTCACCATCGCCGGTGGCCAGCGCCAGGCCGTGCGAATCAAGGTCAATCCCGAGGCCCTGGCGGCCAACGGCCTGAACCTGGCGGATGTGCGCACGCTGATCGGTGCTTCCAACGTCAACCAGCCCAAGGGCAACTTCGACGGCCCGACCCGGGTCTCGATGCTCGACGCCAACGACCAGTTGACCTCGCCCAAGGACTACGCCGAACTGATCCTGGCCTACGCCAACGGCGCGCCGTTGCGGCTCAAGGATGTGGCACAGATCGTCGACGGCGCCGAAAACGAACGACTCGCCGCCTGGGCCAATGAAAACCAGGCCGTGCTGCTGAACATCCAGCGCCAGCCGGGGGCCAATGTCATCGAGGTCGTGGACCGGATCAAGGCCCTGCTGCCGAGCATCACCGACAACCTGCCGGCCGGCCTGGATGTCACCGTGCTGACCGACCGCACCCAGACCATCCGCGCTTCGGTCACCGACGTGCAGCATGAGTTGCTGATCGCCATCGCCCTGGTGGTCATGGTGACGTTCCTGTTCCTGCGCCGGGTCAGTGCCACGATCATTCCGTCGGTGGCTGTGCCGCTGTCGCTGATCGGCACCTTTGGCGTGATGTACCTGGCCGGTTTTTCCATCAACAACCTGACCCTGATGGCCCTGACCATCGCCACCGGTTTCGTGGTGGACGATGCCATCGTGATGCTGGAGAACATCGCCCGCTTCATCGAAGAGGGCGACAGCCCGTTGCAGGCCGCGCTCAAGGGCGCGAAGCAGATCGGTTTCACGCTGATTTCCCTGACCCTGTCGCTGATCGCCGTGCTGATCCCGCTGTTGTTCATGGCCGATGTGGTGGGGCGCTTGTTCCGCGAGTTTGCCATCACGCTGGCGGTGGCGATCCTGATTTCCCTGGTGGTGTCCCTGACCCTGACGCCGATGATGTGCGCCCGCTTGCTCAAGCGCGAGCCCAAGGCAGAAGAGCAGGGCCGTTTCTATCGCGCCAGCGGTGCCTGGATCGACTGGCTGATTGCCGCCTACGGCCGCAAGTTGCAGTGGGTGCTCAGGCATCAGCCACTGACCCTGCTGGTGGCGGTGGCTAGCCTGGTGCTGACGGTGGTGCTGTACCTGGCCGTGCCCAAGGGCTTCTTTCCGGTGCAGGACACCGGCGTGATCCAGGGCATTTCCGAGGCGCCGCAATCGATATCCTTTGCCGCCATGAGCGAGCGCCAGCAGCAACTGGCGAAAGTGATCCTCGCCGACCCGGCGGTGGAGAGCCTGTCGTCCTATATCGGTGTGGACGGCGACAATGCCACGCTCAACAGCGGCCGCCTGCTGATCAACCTCAAGCCCCACAGTGAACGGGACGACAGCGCCAGCGAGATCATTGCCCGCTTGCAACCGCAATTGGATCGCCTGGTGGGCATCCGCCTGTTCATGCAACCGGTCCAGGACCTGACCATCGAGGATCGGGTCAGTCGTACCCAGTACCAGTTCAGCCTGTCATCGCCGGACGCCGAATTGCTCAGCCTCTGGAGCGGTCGGCTGGTCGAGGCCCTGGCCCGGCAGCCGGAACTGACCGATGTGGCCAGCGACCTGCAGGACAAGGGCTTGCAGGTTTACCTGGTGATCGACCGCGACGCGGCTTCACGCCTGGGCGTCTCGGTGTCGAACATCACCGATGCGTTGTATGACGCCTTCGGCCAGCGGCAGATTTCCACCATCTACACCCAGGCCAGCCAGTACCGAGTGGTGCTGCAAGCCCAGGCCGGAGAGCGGATCGGACCGCAGGCGCTGGACCAGATTCACGTCAAGACCACCGATGGCGGGCAGGTGCGGTTGTCGAGCCTGGCCCGGGTCGAAGAACGCCAGGCGCAACTGGCGATTGCCCACATTGGCCAGTTTCCGGCAGTGATGATGTCGTTCAACCTCGCGCCGGGCGTGGCCCTGGGGCACGCGGTGGATTTGATCGAGAAGGTCCAGCACGACATCGGCATGCCGTTGGGCGTGCAGACCGAGTTCCAGGGCGCGGCCCAGGCGTTCCAGGCGTCGTTGTCGAGTACCCTGCTGCTGATCCTGGCGGCGGTGGTGACCATGTACATCGTCCTGGGCGTGCTGTACGAAAGCTACATCCACCCGATCACCATTCTTTCCACGCTGCCCTCGGCGGCCATTGGCGCCTTGCTGGCGTTGATCCTCAGTGGCAATGACCTGGGCATGATCGCGATCATCGGCATCATCCTGTTGATCGGCATCGTCAAGAAGAACGCGATCATGATGATCGACTTCGCCCTCGACGCCGAGCGTAACCAGGGCATGGACCCGCAGACGGCGATCTACCAGGCGGCGTTGCTGCGCTTCCGTCCGATCCTGATGACCACTCTGGCGGCCCTGTTCGGTGCGATACCGCTGATGTTCGCCACCGGTTCCGGTGCCGAACTGCGCCAGCCCCTGGGTTTGGTGATGGTGGGTGGGTTGTTGGTGAGCCAGGTATTGACGTTGTTCACCACGCCGGTGATCTACCTGTACTTCGATCGGCTGGGGCGCCGTTTCGCCAGACCGGATGGGAAAGAGGTGCGGGTATGA
- a CDS encoding efflux RND transporter permease subunit, with translation MNLSGPFIKRPVATMLLSFAIMLLGGVCFGLLPVSPLPQMDFPVIVVQANLPGASPEVMASTVATPLERSFGAIAGVNTMSSRSSQGSTRVILQFDLDRDINGAAREVQAAINASRNLLPSGMRSMPTYKKVNPSQAPIMVLSLTSDVLEKGQLYDLASTILSQSLSQVSGVGEVQIGGSSLPAVRIELEPQLLNQYGVALDDVRTAIADSNVRRPKGSVEDDRRMWQVQANDQLEKAKDYETLVIRYQDGSVLRLKDVAKVTDSVEDRYNSGFFNDDAAVLLVINRQAGANIIETVNEIKAQLPALQAVLPASVKLNLAMDRSPVIKATLHEAEMTLLIAVALVVLVVFLFLGNFRASLIPTLAVPVSLVGTFAVMYLYGFSLNNLSLMALILATGLVVDDAIVVLENISRHIDEGVPPMKAAYRGAEEVGFTLLSMNVSLVAVFLSILFMGGIIESLFREFSITLAASIVVSLVVSLTLTPMLCARWLKPHVPGQENRLQRWSQRLNERMVRGYATSLDWVLRHRRLTLLSLLVTIGVNVVLYVVVPKTFMPQQDTGQLIGFVRGDDGLSFNVMQPKMEIFRRAVLKDEAVQSVAGFIGGNNGTNNAFMLVRLKPIKERNISAQKVIERLRKEMPKVPGAQLMLMADQDLQFGGGREQTTSQYSYILQSADLASLRTWYPKVVAAFRALPELTAIDARDGGGAQQVTLVVDRDQAKRLGIDMDMVTTVLNNAYSQRQISTIYDSLNQYQVVMEVNPKYAQDPSTLEQVQVITADGARVPLSAIAHYENSLEDDRVSHEGQFASEGISFDMAEGVTVEQGTAAIERAIAKLGMPEDVIAKMAGTADAFAATQKSQPFMILGALLAVYLVLGVLYESYIHPLTILSTLPSAGVGALLSIYALGSEFSLISLLGLFLLIGVVKKNAILMIDLALQLERAGQTPLESIRSACLLRLRPILMTTLAAILGALPLLLGAAEGSEMRQPLGLTIIGGLVFSQVLTLYTTPVVYLYLDKLRHRFNRWRGVRTDAALETPL, from the coding sequence ATGAACTTGTCCGGCCCATTCATCAAGCGCCCGGTGGCGACCATGCTCCTGAGCTTCGCCATCATGCTCCTCGGAGGCGTGTGCTTCGGCCTGCTGCCGGTTTCACCGCTGCCGCAGATGGATTTTCCGGTGATTGTGGTCCAGGCCAACTTGCCCGGGGCCAGCCCCGAAGTGATGGCTTCCACAGTGGCGACCCCGCTGGAGCGTTCCTTCGGCGCCATCGCCGGGGTCAATACCATGAGCAGCCGTTCCAGCCAGGGCTCGACCCGGGTGATCCTGCAATTCGACCTGGACCGTGACATCAACGGTGCTGCCCGGGAGGTACAGGCAGCGATCAATGCTTCGCGCAACCTGTTGCCCAGTGGCATGCGCAGTATGCCGACCTATAAGAAGGTCAACCCGTCCCAGGCACCGATCATGGTGCTGTCGCTGACCTCGGATGTATTGGAAAAAGGCCAGCTCTATGACCTGGCGTCCACCATCCTGTCCCAGAGCCTGTCCCAGGTGTCAGGTGTCGGCGAGGTGCAGATTGGCGGCAGCTCGTTGCCGGCGGTGCGCATCGAGCTGGAGCCCCAGTTGCTCAATCAGTACGGCGTGGCCCTGGACGATGTGCGCACCGCCATCGCCGACAGCAACGTACGCCGGCCCAAGGGCTCGGTGGAGGACGACCGGCGCATGTGGCAGGTCCAGGCCAACGATCAGTTGGAAAAGGCCAAGGACTACGAAACGCTGGTCATCCGCTACCAGGACGGCTCGGTGCTGCGGCTCAAGGACGTGGCCAAAGTCACCGACAGCGTCGAGGATCGCTACAACAGCGGTTTCTTCAACGACGATGCCGCCGTGCTGCTGGTGATCAATCGCCAGGCCGGGGCCAACATCATCGAGACGGTCAACGAGATCAAGGCACAATTGCCGGCCTTGCAGGCCGTGCTGCCGGCCAGCGTCAAGCTGAACCTGGCCATGGACCGCTCGCCAGTGATCAAGGCCACCCTGCATGAAGCGGAAATGACCCTGCTGATCGCCGTCGCCCTGGTGGTGCTGGTGGTGTTCCTGTTCCTCGGCAACTTCCGCGCCTCACTGATCCCGACCCTGGCCGTGCCGGTGTCGCTGGTGGGCACGTTTGCGGTGATGTACCTGTACGGTTTCTCCCTGAACAACCTGTCGTTGATGGCGTTGATCCTGGCGACCGGGCTGGTGGTGGACGATGCCATCGTGGTGCTGGAGAACATTTCCCGGCACATCGACGAAGGCGTGCCGCCGATGAAGGCCGCCTATCGGGGCGCCGAGGAAGTGGGCTTTACCCTGTTGTCGATGAACGTCTCGCTGGTGGCGGTGTTCCTGTCGATCCTGTTCATGGGCGGGATCATCGAGAGCCTGTTCCGCGAATTCTCCATCACCCTGGCGGCGTCCATAGTGGTTTCGCTGGTGGTCTCGCTGACCCTCACGCCGATGCTCTGTGCTCGCTGGCTCAAGCCCCACGTGCCGGGACAGGAAAACCGCCTGCAACGCTGGAGCCAGCGCCTCAATGAGCGGATGGTCCGTGGTTACGCCACCAGCCTGGACTGGGTGCTGCGCCATCGACGCCTGACCCTGCTGAGCCTGCTGGTGACCATCGGCGTGAACGTCGTTTTGTACGTGGTGGTGCCGAAAACTTTCATGCCACAGCAGGACACTGGGCAACTGATCGGTTTCGTGCGGGGCGACGATGGGCTGTCGTTCAACGTGATGCAGCCGAAGATGGAAATTTTCCGTCGCGCCGTGCTCAAGGACGAGGCGGTGCAGAGCGTCGCCGGTTTCATCGGTGGCAACAACGGCACCAACAACGCCTTCATGCTGGTGCGCCTCAAGCCGATCAAGGAACGCAATATTTCTGCACAAAAGGTCATCGAGCGCCTTCGTAAGGAAATGCCCAAGGTCCCCGGCGCTCAACTGATGTTGATGGCCGACCAGGACCTGCAGTTCGGTGGCGGTCGCGAGCAGACCACTTCGCAGTACTCCTATATCCTGCAAAGCGCCGACCTGGCGTCGCTGCGCACCTGGTACCCCAAGGTCGTGGCGGCCTTCAGGGCCTTGCCGGAACTGACCGCCATCGATGCCCGCGATGGCGGCGGGGCGCAACAGGTGACGCTGGTGGTGGACCGCGACCAGGCCAAGCGCCTGGGCATCGACATGGACATGGTCACCACGGTGCTCAACAACGCCTACAGCCAGCGGCAGATTTCCACCATCTATGACAGCCTCAACCAGTACCAGGTGGTGATGGAGGTCAATCCCAAGTACGCCCAGGACCCGAGTACCCTCGAACAGGTCCAGGTGATCACCGCCGACGGCGCGCGGGTGCCGCTGTCGGCCATTGCCCATTACGAGAACAGCCTGGAAGACGACCGGGTCAGCCATGAAGGCCAGTTTGCGTCCGAGGGCATTTCCTTCGACATGGCCGAAGGTGTCACGGTGGAGCAGGGCACCGCGGCCATCGAGCGGGCAATCGCCAAGCTGGGGATGCCCGAGGACGTCATTGCGAAAATGGCCGGTACCGCCGATGCGTTCGCCGCCACCCAGAAGAGCCAGCCGTTCATGATCCTCGGGGCGTTGCTGGCGGTGTATCTGGTGCTGGGGGTGCTGTATGAAAGCTACATCCATCCGTTGACCATCCTGTCCACCTTGCCATCGGCCGGGGTCGGTGCATTGCTGTCGATCTATGCACTGGGCAGCGAGTTCAGCCTTATTTCGCTGTTGGGGCTGTTCCTGCTGATCGGCGTGGTGAAGAAAAACGCCATCCTGATGATCGATCTGGCGTTGCAACTGGAACGTGCCGGGCAGACGCCGCTGGAGTCGATCCGCAGCGCTTGCCTGTTGCGGTTGCGGCCGATCCTGATGACCACGCTGGCGGCGATCCTGGGTGCCTTGCCGCTGCTGCTCGGCGCCGCCGAAGGCTCGGAAATGCGCCAGCCGCTAGGCCTGACCATCATCGGTGGGTTGGTGTTCAGCCAGGTGCTGACGCTTTACACCACGCCGGTGGTTTACCTTTATCTCGACAAGCTGCGCCATCGCTTCAATCGCTGGCGCGGCGTGCGCACTGATGCTGCCCTGGAAACTCCGCTATGA
- a CDS encoding efflux transporter outer membrane subunit codes for MTDRSPFNLAAALATARGSRVLSLALCVAMLSACAIGPDYQRPQAAAPVQYKEAQGWRQANPSDALARGAWWELYGDAQLNGLVDKLNASNQTVAQADAQYRQARALVRNARGAFFPTVDLTVGKTRSSQGTGSSSSSLSSSSSGIRDTYSAQAGVSWEADVWGKLRRTLEADEASAQASFADLAAMRLSQQSELVQNYLQLRVIDEQKRLLQTTVDNYQRSLKMTENQYRAGVSGKDAVAQAQNQLKTTQGDLIDLIWQRAQFENAIAVLIGLPPAEFSLAETQDIPSLPQIPVALPSQLLERRPDIASAERSVMAANANIGVAKAAYYPDLTLSLSGGYSSSTYDNWVSVPNRFWSVGPQLAMTLFDGGQRSAEVDRTVAAYDQTVATYRQTVLDGLREVENYMIQLKVLEDEARVRQEALDAARESLRLTQNQYKAGLIAYLDVVTVQATALSNERSMLSLQQSRLIASVQLIAALGGGWDGQLQADE; via the coding sequence ATGACCGACCGTTCGCCTTTCAATCTTGCCGCGGCGCTGGCGACCGCCCGTGGCTCGCGGGTGCTGAGCCTGGCGCTGTGTGTGGCGATGCTCAGCGCCTGCGCCATCGGCCCGGATTACCAACGTCCCCAGGCCGCCGCCCCGGTGCAATACAAGGAGGCCCAAGGTTGGCGCCAGGCCAACCCCAGCGATGCGCTGGCCCGCGGCGCCTGGTGGGAGCTCTACGGCGATGCGCAACTCAATGGCCTGGTGGACAAGCTCAATGCGTCCAACCAGACCGTGGCCCAGGCCGACGCCCAGTACCGGCAGGCCCGGGCACTGGTGCGCAACGCCCGTGGCGCATTTTTCCCGACCGTGGACTTGACCGTTGGCAAGACGCGCTCCAGCCAGGGCACTGGTAGCAGCAGTTCGAGCCTGAGCAGTTCGTCCAGCGGCATTCGCGACACCTACAGCGCCCAGGCGGGCGTCAGTTGGGAGGCGGACGTGTGGGGCAAGTTGCGCCGGACCCTGGAAGCCGACGAGGCGAGCGCGCAAGCCAGTTTCGCCGACCTGGCGGCGATGCGCCTGAGCCAGCAATCGGAACTGGTGCAGAATTACTTGCAGTTGCGGGTGATCGATGAGCAGAAGCGCTTGTTGCAGACCACCGTCGACAACTATCAGCGCTCGCTGAAAATGACCGAAAACCAGTACCGCGCCGGGGTGTCCGGCAAGGACGCGGTGGCCCAGGCGCAAAACCAGCTCAAGACCACCCAGGGCGACCTGATCGACCTGATCTGGCAACGGGCCCAGTTCGAGAACGCCATCGCTGTGCTGATCGGCTTGCCGCCGGCCGAGTTCAGCCTGGCCGAAACCCAGGACATTCCGTCACTCCCGCAGATCCCGGTGGCATTGCCATCGCAACTGCTCGAACGCCGGCCGGACATCGCCTCGGCAGAACGCTCGGTGATGGCCGCCAACGCCAACATCGGTGTAGCGAAGGCAGCGTACTACCCGGACCTGACCCTGAGTCTCAGCGGTGGCTACAGCAGCAGTACCTACGACAATTGGGTGAGCGTGCCGAACCGCTTCTGGTCGGTAGGGCCGCAACTGGCGATGACGCTGTTCGATGGCGGCCAGCGTTCGGCAGAGGTCGACCGTACCGTCGCGGCCTACGACCAGACCGTCGCCACCTATCGCCAGACCGTGCTCGACGGCTTGCGCGAGGTGGAAAACTATATGATTCAGCTCAAGGTGCTGGAAGACGAAGCCCGCGTGCGCCAGGAAGCCCTGGACGCCGCCCGGGAATCCCTGCGCCTGACCCAGAACCAGTACAAGGCCGGGTTGATCGCCTACCTCGATGTGGTGACCGTCCAGGCCACCGCGCTGAGCAACGAACGCAGCATGCTGAGCCTGCAACAAAGTCGGCTGATTGCCAGCGTGCAGTTGATTGCGGCGTTGGGTGGTGGGTGGGATGGGCAGTTGCAGGCGGATGAATAA
- a CDS encoding crotonase/enoyl-CoA hydratase family protein, which translates to MSQYQAFNVELADNIAHVQINRPEKINSMNAAFWSEIIEIFQWIDDTDAVRVVVLSGAGKHFSSGIDLMMLAGVANELGKDVGRNARLLRRKILQLQASFNAVDNCRKPVLAAIQGYCLGGAIDLIAACDMRYAAEDAQFSIKEIDIGMAADVGTLQRLPRIIGDGMLRELAYTGRTFGADEARSIGLVNRVYSDTASLLDGVMGIAREIAAKSPIAVTGTKAMISYMRDHSIGDGLEYVATWNAAMLQSTDLRVAMAAHMSKQKPEFLD; encoded by the coding sequence ATGTCGCAATACCAAGCGTTCAACGTCGAACTTGCAGACAACATCGCCCATGTGCAGATCAATCGCCCGGAAAAGATCAATTCGATGAATGCCGCGTTCTGGAGCGAGATCATCGAGATTTTCCAATGGATCGACGACACCGACGCCGTGCGGGTAGTGGTGCTCAGCGGTGCCGGCAAGCATTTCTCCTCAGGGATCGACCTGATGATGCTGGCAGGCGTGGCCAACGAGCTGGGCAAGGACGTAGGACGCAATGCACGGTTGCTGCGGCGCAAGATCCTGCAACTGCAAGCCTCGTTCAACGCCGTGGACAATTGCCGCAAGCCGGTGCTCGCGGCCATCCAGGGTTATTGCCTGGGCGGTGCCATCGACCTGATTGCCGCGTGTGACATGCGTTATGCCGCCGAGGACGCGCAGTTTTCCATCAAGGAGATCGATATCGGCATGGCCGCCGATGTTGGCACATTGCAACGCTTGCCCCGGATCATCGGGGACGGCATGCTGCGTGAACTCGCTTATACGGGGCGCACCTTCGGTGCCGACGAAGCACGCAGCATCGGCCTGGTCAATCGTGTCTACAGTGACACCGCCAGCCTGCTCGACGGTGTGATGGGCATTGCCCGGGAAATCGCCGCCAAGTCGCCGATTGCCGTGACCGGCACCAAGGCAATGATCAGCTACATGCGCGACCATAGCATCGGCGACGGCCTGGAATACGTCGCTACCTGGAACGCCGCCATGTTGCAATCGACCGACCTGCGCGTGGCCATGGCTGCCCATATGAGCAAACAGAAACCCGAATTTCTGGATTGA